A section of the Paralichthys olivaceus isolate ysfri-2021 chromosome 14, ASM2471397v2, whole genome shotgun sequence genome encodes:
- the LOC109633396 gene encoding alpha-2A adrenergic receptor-like — protein MGCLNSTSGNETLPGRHPYTLQTSVPLTVLVGILFLMTVFGNVMVVIAVVTSRALRAPQNLYLVSLACADILVATSVMPFSLANELMGYWYFGKVWCEIYLALDVLFCTSSIVHLCTISLDRYWSVTQAIEYSVRRTPRRIKCTICIVWVLAAIISFPPLITMKKDEGKEDRPECKINEEKWYIIFSSTASFFAPCVIMIMVYVRIYQVAKKRTRTLPGEKQRQNGNLGDTKCALEPLERKDMEGSEVEVEDGGEVNGFDMEEEPSSSDGNEIVLCSLKKKRSLKAAKVTQAVQGEAPPKPEVQPCVKGSRWKGRQYRERRFTFVLAVVMGVFVLCWFPFFFTYTLTAVCDTCCVPETLFKMFFWLGYCNSSLNPVIYTIFNNDFRRSFKKILCKIDRRGL, from the coding sequence ATGGGTTGTCTTAACTCCACCAGTGGAAATGAGACTTTGCCTGGCAGGCACCCGTACACTCTGCAGACCTCCGTGCCCCTGACAGTCTTGGTGGGTATCCTCTTCCTGATGACTGTTTTTGGAAACGTCATGGTAGTCATTGCTGTGGTTACAAGCCGAGCCCTGAGAGCACCTCAGAACTTGTATTTAGTCTCTCTGGCGTGTGCAGACATTCTGGTTGCCACCTCGGTGATGCCGTTCTCTTTAGCAAATGAACTGATGGGTTACTGGTACTTTGGCAAAGTGTGGTGTGAAATCTATTTGGCTTTGGACGTGCTCTTCTGCACCTCATCCATCGTTCACCTGTGCACCATCAGCCTGGACCGATACTGGTCTGTAACTCAGGCGATCGAGTACAGCGTGAGGAGGACGCCACGCAGGATTAAATGCACAATCTGCATAGTTTGGGTGCTGGCGGCCATAATATCATTCCCTCCACTTATCACAATGAAAAAGGACGAAGGCAAAGAGGACAGACCTGAATGTAAAATTAATGAGGAGAAGTGGTACATTATATTCTCCAGCACTGCCTCCTTCTTCGCACCCTGCGTCATCATGATCATGGTGTATGTCAGAATCTACCAAGTTGCCAAGAAAAGAACAAGAACCCTGCCAGGTGAGAAACAACGCCAGAATGGAAACTTAGGAGACACAAAGTGCGCTTTGGAACCCCTGGAGAGAAAAGACATGGAAGGtagtgaggtggaggtggaggatggCGGAGAGGTCAACGGGTTTGACATGGAGGAAGAACCCTCCTCTTCTGATGGAAATGAGATCGTCCTGTGTtccctgaagaagaagaggagtctCAAAGCAGCCAAAGTGACTCAGGCGGTGCAGGGAGAGGCGCCTCCAAAGCCGGAGGTGCAGCCCTGTGTGAAAGGGAGCAGGTGGAAAGGACGGCAGTACAGAGAGAGACGCTTCACCTTCGTTCTGGCCGTGGTCATGGGAGTGTTCGTTCTCTGCTGGTTCCCCTTTTTCTTCACATACACGCTCACTGCCGTGTGCGACACCTGCTGCGTCCCAGAGACACTGTTCAAGATGTTTTTCTGGTTGGGTTACTGCAATAGTTCACTAAATCCTGTTATATACACTATATTCAATAATGACTTCAGGAGGTCTTTTAAAAAGATCCTTTGCAAAATAGACAGAAGAGgtttataa
- the smndc1 gene encoding survival of motor neuron-related-splicing factor 30, whose product MSDDLVKQLSSYKAQLQQVEVALSTDQDNEDLLKLQKDLQEVIDLTKDLLTAQPSDGASTTNGSDTVPVKHSWKVGDRCMAHWSQDGQVYEAEIEEIDRENGTAAVTFSGYGNAEVIPLQNLKAAEEGKRSDEDGNMKPKSRKEQIAEQREYKKKKAQKKVLRMKELEQEREEQKSKWQQFNNKAYSKNKKGQVKRSIFASPESVNGKVGVGTCGIADKPMTQYNDTSKYNVRHLMPQ is encoded by the exons ATGTCGGACGACTTGGTGAAACAGTTGAGCAGCTACAAAGCTCAGCTGCAGCAAGTGGAAGTTGCTCTGTCGACCGATCAAGACAATGAAGATCTGCTTAAACTCCAGAAAGACTTGCAG GAAGTCATCGATTTGACTAAAGACCTCCTGACCGCACAGCCCAGTGATGGTGCTTCCACTACCAACGGCTCCGACACTGTTCCCGTGAAGCACAGCTGGAAAGTGGGAGACAGGTGTATGGCTCACTGGAGTCAGGATGGACA GGTGTATGAGGCTGAGATTGAGGAGATAGACCGAGAGAACGGCACTGCAGCTGTTACCTTCTCTGGATACGGGAACGCTGAAGTAATCCCCCTGCAGAACctcaaagcagcagaggaggggaaaCGTTCTGATGAGGATGGGaacatgaagccaaaatcaAG gaaAGAGCAAATAGCGGAGCAGAGAGAATATAAGAAGAAGAAAGCCCAGAAGAAGgtactgaggatgaaggagttggagcaggagagggaggaacagAAGTCAAAGTGGCAACAGTTCAACAACAAAGCCTACTCAAAGAACAAGAAGGGACAG GTAAAGAGGAGCATCTTCGCGTCTCCAGAGAGCGTGAATGGAAAGGTCGGAGTGGGAACATGTGGTATTGCAGACAAGCCAATGACCCAGTACAACGACACGTCAAAATACAACGTCAGACATCTAATGCCCCAATGA
- the LOC109633403 gene encoding max-interacting protein 1-like isoform X1, which produces MVKHMRQHSELKPAEELLSESDASVDPQDFGEMMSDCSLSDVLYSKCSAMDQIGTFMRNVQVLLDAADYIENVEKSNGKCEHGYASIYPATQSAHQQKQRKFKNRKLDNILNRSAHNELEKNRRAHLRLCLERLKSLIPLGPDCSRHTTLGLLNKAKAHIKKLEELDRRSQHQLENLEREQRHLQRQLSQLQPHGERERVRTDSLGSRMDSDRSESDREEIEVDVESTEFSHGEMDSVSISGASDLEDHSSRLSSASDEGYSTCSLKLAFSA; this is translated from the exons ATGGTGAAGCACATGCGGCAGCACAGCGAGCTGAAACCCGCAGAGGAGCTCCTGTCCGAGTCCGACGCGTCCGTGGACCCGCAGGATTTCGGAGAGATGATGTCCGACTGTTCCCTGAGCGACGTCCTCTACTCCAAATGTTCCGCAATGGACCAGATCGGCACTTTTATGAGGAACGTGCAGGTGCTGCTGGATGCGGCAGATTACATAGAAAACGTGGAGAAGAGCAACGGAA AGTGTGAGCATGGTTACGCCTCCATATACCCTGCAACCCAGAGCGCACATCAACAGAAACAACGCAAATTCAAAAACAGGAAATTGGACAATATTCTTAATAG GTCAGCACACAATGAACTGGAAAAAAATAG ACGAGCACATCTCCGCCTGTGTTTGGAGAGGTTAAAGTCCCTCATCCCTCTGGGACCAGACTGCAGTCGGCACACCACGCTGGGACTGCTCAACAAGGCCAAAGCACATATCAAG AAACTTGAAGAGCTGGACCGGAGGAGTCAGCACCAGCTGGAGAACttagagagagagcagaggcacCTGCAGAGGCAGCTCTCCCAGCTGCAGCCtcatggagagagggagagggtccGCACAGACAGCCTGGGCTCGAGGATGGACTCAGACCGCTCCGAGTCTGACAGAG aAGAAATTGAAGTGGATGTGGAAAGCACTGAGTTCTCCCATGGAGAAATGGACAGTGTCAGCATCAGTGGTGCCAGTGACCTGGAGGACCACAGCAGCCGGCTGAGCTCGGCCAGTGACGAGGGCTACTCTACGTGCAGTTTAAAACTGGCCTTCTCTGCCTGA
- the LOC109633403 gene encoding max-interacting protein 1-like isoform X2, with product MVKHMRQHSELKPAEELLSESDASVDPQDFGEMMSDCSLSDVLYSKCSAMDQIGTFMRNVQVLLDAADYIENVEKSNGKCEHGYASIYPATQSAHQQKQRKFKNRKLDNILNRSAHNELEKNRRAHLRLCLERLKSLIPLGPDCSRHTTLGLLNKAKAHIKKLEELDRRSQHQLENLEREQRHLQRQLSQLQPHGERERVRTDSLGSRMDSDRSESDREIEVDVESTEFSHGEMDSVSISGASDLEDHSSRLSSASDEGYSTCSLKLAFSA from the exons ATGGTGAAGCACATGCGGCAGCACAGCGAGCTGAAACCCGCAGAGGAGCTCCTGTCCGAGTCCGACGCGTCCGTGGACCCGCAGGATTTCGGAGAGATGATGTCCGACTGTTCCCTGAGCGACGTCCTCTACTCCAAATGTTCCGCAATGGACCAGATCGGCACTTTTATGAGGAACGTGCAGGTGCTGCTGGATGCGGCAGATTACATAGAAAACGTGGAGAAGAGCAACGGAA AGTGTGAGCATGGTTACGCCTCCATATACCCTGCAACCCAGAGCGCACATCAACAGAAACAACGCAAATTCAAAAACAGGAAATTGGACAATATTCTTAATAG GTCAGCACACAATGAACTGGAAAAAAATAG ACGAGCACATCTCCGCCTGTGTTTGGAGAGGTTAAAGTCCCTCATCCCTCTGGGACCAGACTGCAGTCGGCACACCACGCTGGGACTGCTCAACAAGGCCAAAGCACATATCAAG AAACTTGAAGAGCTGGACCGGAGGAGTCAGCACCAGCTGGAGAACttagagagagagcagaggcacCTGCAGAGGCAGCTCTCCCAGCTGCAGCCtcatggagagagggagagggtccGCACAGACAGCCTGGGCTCGAGGATGGACTCAGACCGCTCCGAGTCTGACAGAG AAATTGAAGTGGATGTGGAAAGCACTGAGTTCTCCCATGGAGAAATGGACAGTGTCAGCATCAGTGGTGCCAGTGACCTGGAGGACCACAGCAGCCGGCTGAGCTCGGCCAGTGACGAGGGCTACTCTACGTGCAGTTTAAAACTGGCCTTCTCTGCCTGA